From Arcticibacter tournemirensis, one genomic window encodes:
- a CDS encoding DUF3817 domain-containing protein, which translates to MKHLFKTRLGRLRLLGYLEGISLLILIFVAVPIKYLAHDPSVVKTLGPLHGALFLWFIFETTSVGIEEKWEFRQTTWKVLLACIIPFGTFYVDRTILKPADER; encoded by the coding sequence ATGAAGCATTTATTTAAAACCAGGCTTGGACGGTTGCGTCTGCTTGGCTATCTTGAAGGAATATCCCTTTTAATCCTGATCTTTGTTGCAGTGCCCATCAAATATTTAGCACACGATCCCTCTGTTGTTAAAACCCTAGGTCCGCTGCATGGAGCCCTTTTCTTATGGTTCATATTCGAAACGACGAGTGTCGGTATAGAGGAGAAATGGGAATTCAGGCAAACAACATGGAAAGTACTTTTGGCTTGTATAATTCCATTTGGAACATTTTACGTAGACAGAACAATATTAAAGCCTGCAGACGAAAGGTAG
- a CDS encoding TetR/AcrR family transcriptional regulator yields MFAKHTKWYLMSKASATRLNILQAAFDLIYRKGFQATSIDDIIATTHVTKGAFFYHFKNKEEMGLSIINEIMYPSMIPFMLRFLERPGDVRKNIYEMMKSLLLKAPSFKVEFGCPAVNLIEEMAPLNETFRKALSQLVVRWQKAIEEALIKAQAAGDISAQHNPKAISMYITSTYGGIRNMGKVFGRGSYNQFLKEFKKYLDTLN; encoded by the coding sequence ATGTTTGCAAAACATACTAAGTGGTATCTTATGTCGAAAGCAAGTGCAACCCGTCTTAACATTTTACAAGCTGCCTTTGATCTCATTTATAGGAAAGGATTTCAGGCGACGAGCATTGACGATATTATTGCCACGACTCACGTAACCAAAGGCGCTTTTTTTTATCATTTCAAAAATAAGGAAGAAATGGGACTGTCTATCATTAACGAGATTATGTATCCGTCGATGATTCCTTTTATGCTTCGATTCCTGGAAAGACCTGGCGACGTACGAAAGAATATTTATGAGATGATGAAGAGTCTTTTGCTTAAAGCACCTTCTTTCAAAGTTGAATTCGGCTGTCCGGCGGTAAATCTCATTGAGGAAATGGCGCCGCTAAATGAGACGTTTCGAAAGGCGCTTTCTCAGCTCGTTGTAAGATGGCAAAAAGCTATTGAAGAGGCATTGATCAAAGCTCAGGCTGCCGGCGATATCAGTGCTCAACATAACCCTAAGGCAATCTCCATGTATATTACATCGACCTATGGCGGCATACGAAACATGGGAAAGGTATTTGGAAGGGGCTCTTACAATCAGTTTCTTAAGGAATTTAAAAAATATCTGGACACTCTAAACTAA